A stretch of the Lineus longissimus chromosome 12, tnLinLong1.2, whole genome shotgun sequence genome encodes the following:
- the LOC135496836 gene encoding calsyntenin-1-like isoform X1 has protein sequence MYSSWWCATLVGAVCLSLVSTTSEPNAFSPVLINNGEAVQTYHGVISENQETVTLSPPLFASDSDKLGGAKFICGYKLFRLDDQHIPFGVELKNHTSGEAYLVLNPKEKLDFEKRQNYAFSIVAYDCGSPELQSDSARVHIRVLEVARPSWERESYFAKIEEGPHAEPLLKVTASETRTAEQNKICSYKVITPNVPFEVDNQGNIRLAEGEDLKYDEQHNHILAVEAIDCQNRTSKPVMVNIQVYKKCDLGWKGIPNRIEYEPRSGRNAFAEHAKFDKCEVPCEPERVSSSVFLTTKHIGKGCDRDTYSIKSQRKLCEDLGDNGASAGSVDLLPTPDLFSSWTKDLPHDDGKESDQIYAFDGKTNAVQIPDGKINHTMGSHFTVMAWLKHEQNVEDTKRGEKEHIMCNADGEEMNRHHYSVFVHNCRLVFLLRQEYSKGHLNIFKPAEWRWRIPEICDNEWHHYAISVDFPQIRLYIDGSPFIETKRNPEIIDDWPLHKTKEIHFTKLVVGACWQGGEKTLSQHFKGYMAGLSILRGKTESDRVIKCLNNCKEKLDFHAVYLMDGGMSISYNSEMTQISINGHNITEVQRILSQVGYINFRTFPTPGRRNLKITTNIKCKNSGVIKVPDVNSYIQVLDGQTPKITIGGIKTLAKKEEELEKIGQQIFPDLIIMTSMGAENEKETKEKTAERFASYLFKSKVFANAEPPQPQTAEDHKQEYKLDSCVVKTFPPMSADEKLNVPENAIHAMGLEASVSKSGIVITGADKMINYETVLREVHYLNRNPAAMTKRSFTLTCSELNGRFVSNDFEVTVEVIHSLPEAHTHADHAQANNQANHLPNYKAYDTNKNTGSTGERVGTNAVQGTSVGMFIIIVVCVGFLIFMIILGVIRIRTFHKRVQVLQVDEKQEMEWDNSALTITVNPMESDDMGMGAGMSNFDEFATESLALRDDSDSEDDDGSSYHDDIESSEDEAEKVKDSQLEWDDSTLTF, from the exons AACCTAACGCCTTCTCACCAGTGCTAATAAATAACGGAGAAGCTGTCCAGACGTATCATGGcgtcatttcagaaaatcaggaAACGGTGACGTTAAGCCCACCACTTTTTGCCAGCGATAGTGATAAATTAGGAGGGGCAA agTTTATTTGTGGATACAAATTATTCCGGTTGGATGACCAACATATTCCGTTTGGAGTGGAGTTGAAAAATCACACCAGCGGTGAAGCGTACTTAGTTTTGAATCCCAAAGAAAAATTAGATTTTGAAAAACGGCAAAACTATGCCTTCAGTATAGTAGCATACGATTGCGGATCTCCCGAACTGCAGTCAGACAG TGCACGCGTTCACATCAGGGTACTGGAAGTAGCGCGGCCATCGTGGGAAAGAGAGTCATATTTCGCTAAAATTGAGGAGGGCCCTCATGCGGAACCCCTCCTCAAGGTGACTGCATCAGAGACGAGGACGGCCGAACAGAACAAGATCTGCAGCTACAAAGTTATAACGCCAAATGTTCCTTTCGAGGTCGACAACCAAG GAAACATCCGCCTGGCAGAAGGAGAAGACTTGAAATACGATGAGCAACACAATCACATTCTCGCTGTCGAGGCGATCGATTGTCAAAATCGGACGTCGAAGCCGGTCATGGTCAATATCCAGGTTTACAAGAAGTGTGACTTGGGTTGGAAGG GTATCCCAAACAGGATTGAATACGAGCCTCGATCCGGCCGCAACGCTTTTGCCGAGCACGCCAAATTCGACAAATGTGAAGTCCCATGCGAGCCGGAGCGAGTGTCCTCGTCCGTTTTCCTGACGACGAAGCATATCGGCAAGGGATGCGATCGCGATACCTACTCGATCAAGTCACAGAGGAAGCTTTGTG AAGATTTAGGTGATAATG GAGCAAGTGCAGGCAGTGTGGATCTGTTGCCTACCCCCGATCTCTTCTCCTCCTGGACCAAAGACCTCCCCCACGACGACGGCAAGGAGAGCGACCAGATCTACGCGTTCGACGGGAAGACCAATGCGGTGCAGATTCCCGACGGCAAGATCAACCACACGATGGGCAGTCACTTCACCGTCATGGCGTGGCTGAAGCATGAGCAGAATGTCGAGGATACGAAGCGCGGAGAGAAGGAGCACATTATGTGTAATGCCGACGGTGAAG AGATGAATCGCCATCATTACTCCGTGTTCGTCCACAACTGCCGTCTGGTGTTCCTCCTGCGCCAAGAGTACAGCAAGGGTCACCTGAACATCTTCAAGCCCGCCGAATGGCGCTGGAGGATTCCAGAGATCTGCGACAACGAGTGGCATCACTACGCCATCAGCGTCGATTTCCCGCAGATCCGCCTCTACATCGACGGCAGCCCGTTCATCGAGACCAAGCGGAACCCCGAGATCATCGACGACTGGCCACTCCACAAGACCAAGGAAATTCACTTCACCAAGCTTGTTGTTGGTGCCTGCTGGCAGG GCGGGGAAAAGACACTCAGCCAGCACTTCAAGGGCTACATGGCCGGCCTCTCGATCCTCCGTGGCAAAACGGAGAGCGACCGCGTCATCAAGTGCCTGAATAACTGCAAGGAGAAACTGGACTTCCACGCCGTCTACCTGATGGACGGTGGTATGTCGATTTCCTACAACAGCGAGATGACCCAGATCAGCATCAACGGACACAATATCACGGAGGTGCAGCGCATCTTGTCGCAAGTTGGCTACATCAATTTCCGCACGTTCCCAACACCTGGTAGACGAAACCTCAAGATCACGACGAACATCAA GTGCAAGAACAGCGGCGTTATCAAGGTACCCGACGTAAACAGCTACATCCAGGTCCTCGACGGCCAGACTCCCAAGATCACGATCGGCGGCATCAAGACGTTGGCAAAGAAGGAGGAAGAACTCGAAAAGATCGGCCAGCAGATCTTCCCCGACTTGATCATCATGACCTCTATGGGCGCGGAGAATGAGAAGGAGACGAAGGAAAAGACGGCAGAGAGATTCGCGTCGTATTTGTTCAAGAGCAAGGTGTTTGCAAATGCTG AACCTCCGCAGCCACAGACAGCCGAAGACCACAAGCAAGAATACAAGCTCGATTCCTGCGTCGTGAAAACATTCCCGCCAATGTCCGCCGACGAGAAACTGAATGTACCCGAGAATGCCATCCACGCCATGGGACTTGAAGCGTCCGTCAGCAAGAGCGGAATCGTTATCACTGGCGCCGATAAGATGATCAATTACGAGACAGTCCTGCGCGAGGTGCACTACTTGAACAGGAATCCAGCAGCCATGACCAAGCGGTCGTTTACGCTGACCTGCTCGGAATTGAACGGTCGATTTGTTAGCAACGACTTTGAAGTCACG GTTGAGGTGATCCACTCACTGCCCGAGGCCCACACCCATGCAGACCATGCCCAAGCGAACAACCAGGCCAACCACCTCCCCAACTACAAGGCTTACGATACTAACAAAAATACGGGTAGCACCGGTGAGCGCGTTGGAACTAATGCTGTACAGGGAACAA GTGTAggcatgttcatcatcatcgtcgtgtGTGTTGGCTTcctcatcttcatgatcatcctTGGCGTCATCCGGATCCGGACGTTCCACAAGCGTGTGCAGGTCCTGCAGGTTGACGAGAAACAAGAAATGGAATGGGACAACTCGGCGTTGACCATCACGGTCAACCCGATGGAATCGGATGATATGGGCATGGGAGCGGGCATGAGT AATTTTGACGAATTTGCCACGGAGTCCCTTGCACTCCGTGACGATAGTGACAGCGAGGATGACGACGGTTCAAGTTACCATGACGACATCGAAAGTTCAGAAGACGAGGCGGAgaaggtcaaggacagccaGTTAGAATGGGACGACTCAACATTGACGTTTTGA
- the LOC135496836 gene encoding calsyntenin-1-like isoform X4, with amino-acid sequence MYSSWWCATLVGAVCLSLVSTTSEPNAFSPVLINNGEAVQTYHGVISENQETVTLSPPLFASDSDKLGGAKFICGYKLFRLDDQHIPFGVELKNHTSGEAYLVLNPKEKLDFEKRQNYAFSIVAYDCGSPELQSDSARVHIRVLEVARPSWERESYFAKIEEGPHAEPLLKVTASETRTAEQNKICSYKVITPNVPFEVDNQGNIRLAEGEDLKYDEQHNHILAVEAIDCQNRTSKPVMVNIQVYKKCDLGWKGIPNRIEYEPRSGRNAFAEHAKFDKCEVPCEPERVSSSVFLTTKHIGKGCDRDTYSIKSQRKLCASAGSVDLLPTPDLFSSWTKDLPHDDGKESDQIYAFDGKTNAVQIPDGKINHTMGSHFTVMAWLKHEQNVEDTKRGEKEHIMCNADGEEMNRHHYSVFVHNCRLVFLLRQEYSKGHLNIFKPAEWRWRIPEICDNEWHHYAISVDFPQIRLYIDGSPFIETKRNPEIIDDWPLHKTKEIHFTKLVVGACWQGGEKTLSQHFKGYMAGLSILRGKTESDRVIKCLNNCKEKLDFHAVYLMDGGMSISYNSEMTQISINGHNITEVQRILSQVGYINFRTFPTPGRRNLKITTNIKCKNSGVIKVPDVNSYIQVLDGQTPKITIGGIKTLAKKEEELEKIGQQIFPDLIIMTSMGAENEKETKEKTAERFASYLFKSKVFANAEPPQPQTAEDHKQEYKLDSCVVKTFPPMSADEKLNVPENAIHAMGLEASVSKSGIVITGADKMINYETVLREVHYLNRNPAAMTKRSFTLTCSELNGRFVSNDFEVTVEVIHSLPEAHTHADHAQANNQANHLPNYKAYDTNKNTGSTGERVGTNAVQGTSVGMFIIIVVCVGFLIFMIILGVIRIRTFHKRVQVLQVDEKQEMEWDNSALTITVNPMESDDMGMGAGMSNFDEFATESLALRDDSDSEDDDGSSYHDDIESSEDEAEKVKDSQLEWDDSTLTF; translated from the exons AACCTAACGCCTTCTCACCAGTGCTAATAAATAACGGAGAAGCTGTCCAGACGTATCATGGcgtcatttcagaaaatcaggaAACGGTGACGTTAAGCCCACCACTTTTTGCCAGCGATAGTGATAAATTAGGAGGGGCAA agTTTATTTGTGGATACAAATTATTCCGGTTGGATGACCAACATATTCCGTTTGGAGTGGAGTTGAAAAATCACACCAGCGGTGAAGCGTACTTAGTTTTGAATCCCAAAGAAAAATTAGATTTTGAAAAACGGCAAAACTATGCCTTCAGTATAGTAGCATACGATTGCGGATCTCCCGAACTGCAGTCAGACAG TGCACGCGTTCACATCAGGGTACTGGAAGTAGCGCGGCCATCGTGGGAAAGAGAGTCATATTTCGCTAAAATTGAGGAGGGCCCTCATGCGGAACCCCTCCTCAAGGTGACTGCATCAGAGACGAGGACGGCCGAACAGAACAAGATCTGCAGCTACAAAGTTATAACGCCAAATGTTCCTTTCGAGGTCGACAACCAAG GAAACATCCGCCTGGCAGAAGGAGAAGACTTGAAATACGATGAGCAACACAATCACATTCTCGCTGTCGAGGCGATCGATTGTCAAAATCGGACGTCGAAGCCGGTCATGGTCAATATCCAGGTTTACAAGAAGTGTGACTTGGGTTGGAAGG GTATCCCAAACAGGATTGAATACGAGCCTCGATCCGGCCGCAACGCTTTTGCCGAGCACGCCAAATTCGACAAATGTGAAGTCCCATGCGAGCCGGAGCGAGTGTCCTCGTCCGTTTTCCTGACGACGAAGCATATCGGCAAGGGATGCGATCGCGATACCTACTCGATCAAGTCACAGAGGAAGCTTTGTG CAAGTGCAGGCAGTGTGGATCTGTTGCCTACCCCCGATCTCTTCTCCTCCTGGACCAAAGACCTCCCCCACGACGACGGCAAGGAGAGCGACCAGATCTACGCGTTCGACGGGAAGACCAATGCGGTGCAGATTCCCGACGGCAAGATCAACCACACGATGGGCAGTCACTTCACCGTCATGGCGTGGCTGAAGCATGAGCAGAATGTCGAGGATACGAAGCGCGGAGAGAAGGAGCACATTATGTGTAATGCCGACGGTGAAG AGATGAATCGCCATCATTACTCCGTGTTCGTCCACAACTGCCGTCTGGTGTTCCTCCTGCGCCAAGAGTACAGCAAGGGTCACCTGAACATCTTCAAGCCCGCCGAATGGCGCTGGAGGATTCCAGAGATCTGCGACAACGAGTGGCATCACTACGCCATCAGCGTCGATTTCCCGCAGATCCGCCTCTACATCGACGGCAGCCCGTTCATCGAGACCAAGCGGAACCCCGAGATCATCGACGACTGGCCACTCCACAAGACCAAGGAAATTCACTTCACCAAGCTTGTTGTTGGTGCCTGCTGGCAGG GCGGGGAAAAGACACTCAGCCAGCACTTCAAGGGCTACATGGCCGGCCTCTCGATCCTCCGTGGCAAAACGGAGAGCGACCGCGTCATCAAGTGCCTGAATAACTGCAAGGAGAAACTGGACTTCCACGCCGTCTACCTGATGGACGGTGGTATGTCGATTTCCTACAACAGCGAGATGACCCAGATCAGCATCAACGGACACAATATCACGGAGGTGCAGCGCATCTTGTCGCAAGTTGGCTACATCAATTTCCGCACGTTCCCAACACCTGGTAGACGAAACCTCAAGATCACGACGAACATCAA GTGCAAGAACAGCGGCGTTATCAAGGTACCCGACGTAAACAGCTACATCCAGGTCCTCGACGGCCAGACTCCCAAGATCACGATCGGCGGCATCAAGACGTTGGCAAAGAAGGAGGAAGAACTCGAAAAGATCGGCCAGCAGATCTTCCCCGACTTGATCATCATGACCTCTATGGGCGCGGAGAATGAGAAGGAGACGAAGGAAAAGACGGCAGAGAGATTCGCGTCGTATTTGTTCAAGAGCAAGGTGTTTGCAAATGCTG AACCTCCGCAGCCACAGACAGCCGAAGACCACAAGCAAGAATACAAGCTCGATTCCTGCGTCGTGAAAACATTCCCGCCAATGTCCGCCGACGAGAAACTGAATGTACCCGAGAATGCCATCCACGCCATGGGACTTGAAGCGTCCGTCAGCAAGAGCGGAATCGTTATCACTGGCGCCGATAAGATGATCAATTACGAGACAGTCCTGCGCGAGGTGCACTACTTGAACAGGAATCCAGCAGCCATGACCAAGCGGTCGTTTACGCTGACCTGCTCGGAATTGAACGGTCGATTTGTTAGCAACGACTTTGAAGTCACG GTTGAGGTGATCCACTCACTGCCCGAGGCCCACACCCATGCAGACCATGCCCAAGCGAACAACCAGGCCAACCACCTCCCCAACTACAAGGCTTACGATACTAACAAAAATACGGGTAGCACCGGTGAGCGCGTTGGAACTAATGCTGTACAGGGAACAA GTGTAggcatgttcatcatcatcgtcgtgtGTGTTGGCTTcctcatcttcatgatcatcctTGGCGTCATCCGGATCCGGACGTTCCACAAGCGTGTGCAGGTCCTGCAGGTTGACGAGAAACAAGAAATGGAATGGGACAACTCGGCGTTGACCATCACGGTCAACCCGATGGAATCGGATGATATGGGCATGGGAGCGGGCATGAGT AATTTTGACGAATTTGCCACGGAGTCCCTTGCACTCCGTGACGATAGTGACAGCGAGGATGACGACGGTTCAAGTTACCATGACGACATCGAAAGTTCAGAAGACGAGGCGGAgaaggtcaaggacagccaGTTAGAATGGGACGACTCAACATTGACGTTTTGA
- the LOC135496836 gene encoding calsyntenin-1-like isoform X3 translates to MYSSWWCATLVGAVCLSLVSTTSEPNAFSPVLINNGEAVQTYHGVISENQETVTLSPPLFASDSDKLGGAKFICGYKLFRLDDQHIPFGVELKNHTSGEAYLVLNPKEKLDFEKRQNYAFSIVAYDCGSPELQSDSARVHIRVLEVARPSWERESYFAKIEEGPHAEPLLKVTASETRTAEQNKICSYKVITPNVPFEVDNQGNIRLAEGEDLKYDEQHNHILAVEAIDCQNRTSKPVMVNIQVYKKCDLGWKGIPNRIEYEPRSGRNAFAEHAKFDKCEVPCEPERVSSSVFLTTKHIGKGCDRDTYSIKSQRKLCGASAGSVDLLPTPDLFSSWTKDLPHDDGKESDQIYAFDGKTNAVQIPDGKINHTMGSHFTVMAWLKHEQNVEDTKRGEKEHIMCNADGEEMNRHHYSVFVHNCRLVFLLRQEYSKGHLNIFKPAEWRWRIPEICDNEWHHYAISVDFPQIRLYIDGSPFIETKRNPEIIDDWPLHKTKEIHFTKLVVGACWQGGEKTLSQHFKGYMAGLSILRGKTESDRVIKCLNNCKEKLDFHAVYLMDGGMSISYNSEMTQISINGHNITEVQRILSQVGYINFRTFPTPGRRNLKITTNIKCKNSGVIKVPDVNSYIQVLDGQTPKITIGGIKTLAKKEEELEKIGQQIFPDLIIMTSMGAENEKETKEKTAERFASYLFKSKVFANAEPPQPQTAEDHKQEYKLDSCVVKTFPPMSADEKLNVPENAIHAMGLEASVSKSGIVITGADKMINYETVLREVHYLNRNPAAMTKRSFTLTCSELNGRFVSNDFEVTVEVIHSLPEAHTHADHAQANNQANHLPNYKAYDTNKNTGSTGERVGTNAVQGTSVGMFIIIVVCVGFLIFMIILGVIRIRTFHKRVQVLQVDEKQEMEWDNSALTITVNPMESDDMGMGAGMSNFDEFATESLALRDDSDSEDDDGSSYHDDIESSEDEAEKVKDSQLEWDDSTLTF, encoded by the exons AACCTAACGCCTTCTCACCAGTGCTAATAAATAACGGAGAAGCTGTCCAGACGTATCATGGcgtcatttcagaaaatcaggaAACGGTGACGTTAAGCCCACCACTTTTTGCCAGCGATAGTGATAAATTAGGAGGGGCAA agTTTATTTGTGGATACAAATTATTCCGGTTGGATGACCAACATATTCCGTTTGGAGTGGAGTTGAAAAATCACACCAGCGGTGAAGCGTACTTAGTTTTGAATCCCAAAGAAAAATTAGATTTTGAAAAACGGCAAAACTATGCCTTCAGTATAGTAGCATACGATTGCGGATCTCCCGAACTGCAGTCAGACAG TGCACGCGTTCACATCAGGGTACTGGAAGTAGCGCGGCCATCGTGGGAAAGAGAGTCATATTTCGCTAAAATTGAGGAGGGCCCTCATGCGGAACCCCTCCTCAAGGTGACTGCATCAGAGACGAGGACGGCCGAACAGAACAAGATCTGCAGCTACAAAGTTATAACGCCAAATGTTCCTTTCGAGGTCGACAACCAAG GAAACATCCGCCTGGCAGAAGGAGAAGACTTGAAATACGATGAGCAACACAATCACATTCTCGCTGTCGAGGCGATCGATTGTCAAAATCGGACGTCGAAGCCGGTCATGGTCAATATCCAGGTTTACAAGAAGTGTGACTTGGGTTGGAAGG GTATCCCAAACAGGATTGAATACGAGCCTCGATCCGGCCGCAACGCTTTTGCCGAGCACGCCAAATTCGACAAATGTGAAGTCCCATGCGAGCCGGAGCGAGTGTCCTCGTCCGTTTTCCTGACGACGAAGCATATCGGCAAGGGATGCGATCGCGATACCTACTCGATCAAGTCACAGAGGAAGCTTTGTG GAGCAAGTGCAGGCAGTGTGGATCTGTTGCCTACCCCCGATCTCTTCTCCTCCTGGACCAAAGACCTCCCCCACGACGACGGCAAGGAGAGCGACCAGATCTACGCGTTCGACGGGAAGACCAATGCGGTGCAGATTCCCGACGGCAAGATCAACCACACGATGGGCAGTCACTTCACCGTCATGGCGTGGCTGAAGCATGAGCAGAATGTCGAGGATACGAAGCGCGGAGAGAAGGAGCACATTATGTGTAATGCCGACGGTGAAG AGATGAATCGCCATCATTACTCCGTGTTCGTCCACAACTGCCGTCTGGTGTTCCTCCTGCGCCAAGAGTACAGCAAGGGTCACCTGAACATCTTCAAGCCCGCCGAATGGCGCTGGAGGATTCCAGAGATCTGCGACAACGAGTGGCATCACTACGCCATCAGCGTCGATTTCCCGCAGATCCGCCTCTACATCGACGGCAGCCCGTTCATCGAGACCAAGCGGAACCCCGAGATCATCGACGACTGGCCACTCCACAAGACCAAGGAAATTCACTTCACCAAGCTTGTTGTTGGTGCCTGCTGGCAGG GCGGGGAAAAGACACTCAGCCAGCACTTCAAGGGCTACATGGCCGGCCTCTCGATCCTCCGTGGCAAAACGGAGAGCGACCGCGTCATCAAGTGCCTGAATAACTGCAAGGAGAAACTGGACTTCCACGCCGTCTACCTGATGGACGGTGGTATGTCGATTTCCTACAACAGCGAGATGACCCAGATCAGCATCAACGGACACAATATCACGGAGGTGCAGCGCATCTTGTCGCAAGTTGGCTACATCAATTTCCGCACGTTCCCAACACCTGGTAGACGAAACCTCAAGATCACGACGAACATCAA GTGCAAGAACAGCGGCGTTATCAAGGTACCCGACGTAAACAGCTACATCCAGGTCCTCGACGGCCAGACTCCCAAGATCACGATCGGCGGCATCAAGACGTTGGCAAAGAAGGAGGAAGAACTCGAAAAGATCGGCCAGCAGATCTTCCCCGACTTGATCATCATGACCTCTATGGGCGCGGAGAATGAGAAGGAGACGAAGGAAAAGACGGCAGAGAGATTCGCGTCGTATTTGTTCAAGAGCAAGGTGTTTGCAAATGCTG AACCTCCGCAGCCACAGACAGCCGAAGACCACAAGCAAGAATACAAGCTCGATTCCTGCGTCGTGAAAACATTCCCGCCAATGTCCGCCGACGAGAAACTGAATGTACCCGAGAATGCCATCCACGCCATGGGACTTGAAGCGTCCGTCAGCAAGAGCGGAATCGTTATCACTGGCGCCGATAAGATGATCAATTACGAGACAGTCCTGCGCGAGGTGCACTACTTGAACAGGAATCCAGCAGCCATGACCAAGCGGTCGTTTACGCTGACCTGCTCGGAATTGAACGGTCGATTTGTTAGCAACGACTTTGAAGTCACG GTTGAGGTGATCCACTCACTGCCCGAGGCCCACACCCATGCAGACCATGCCCAAGCGAACAACCAGGCCAACCACCTCCCCAACTACAAGGCTTACGATACTAACAAAAATACGGGTAGCACCGGTGAGCGCGTTGGAACTAATGCTGTACAGGGAACAA GTGTAggcatgttcatcatcatcgtcgtgtGTGTTGGCTTcctcatcttcatgatcatcctTGGCGTCATCCGGATCCGGACGTTCCACAAGCGTGTGCAGGTCCTGCAGGTTGACGAGAAACAAGAAATGGAATGGGACAACTCGGCGTTGACCATCACGGTCAACCCGATGGAATCGGATGATATGGGCATGGGAGCGGGCATGAGT AATTTTGACGAATTTGCCACGGAGTCCCTTGCACTCCGTGACGATAGTGACAGCGAGGATGACGACGGTTCAAGTTACCATGACGACATCGAAAGTTCAGAAGACGAGGCGGAgaaggtcaaggacagccaGTTAGAATGGGACGACTCAACATTGACGTTTTGA